The Brevibacterium atlanticum genome segment GTGTCAGTCATGTTTGACCTCCGTGGTGTGTCCGTCGCCCAGCGGTGCAGGTTCGACGATGGTGTCCTCGACCATGGTGCCGATGCCCTCCGAGGTGAAGACCTCGAGCAGCAGCGAATGCGCCATCCGGCCGTCGATGATGTGGGCCTGCTGCACGCCGTCCTCGATCGCTTCGAGGGCGGCGGTCATCTTCGGGATCATGCCCGAGTCGAGTGAGGGCAAGAGTTCGCGCAGCTTGGCCGGGCCGATGCGGGAGATGAGCGAGGACGTGTCCGGCCAGTTCGCGTAGAGGCCGGGCACATCGGTGAGCATGATGAGTTTGTCCGCCTTCAATGCTTTCGCCACCGCCGAGGCAGCCAGGTCGGCGTTGATGTTCAACGGCTTTCCCGCTTCTCCCCCGATCTCCGAGGCGATCGAGCAGATGACGGGCACCCGTCCGGCGTCGAGGAGTTCGGTGAGCACGGTGGTATTCACCTGGGCGATCTCGCCCACCCGGCCGAGATCGACGGTTTGCCCGTCCACCTCGGCGGTGGTCTTGTGCGCGAGCATGAGGTCGGCGTCCTCACCGGACAGGCCGATCGCGGCGTCACCGTTCTGGTTGATGCGGGAGACGATATCGCGGTTGACCTGGCCGGACAGGACCATGCGGATGACCTCGGCGGCCTCCTCGGTGGTCACGCGCTGCCCCGCCTTGAACTCGGATTCGATACCGAGGCGGGCGAGCATGGCGGAGATCTGCGGGCCGCCGCCGTGGACGACGACGGGGCGGATGCCGGCGAAGCGGAGGAAGGCGATGTCGTCGGCGAAGGACTGCTGGAGTTCCGGGGAGATCATTGCGTTGCCGCCGTATTTGATGACGATGGTGGCGCCGGCGAAGGTCTTGATCCAGGGCAGCGCTTCGGTGAGCGCTTCGGCCTTGACCTGGGCGGCGGCGAGCCGGGCGGCGGTGGATTTCGTGGACATGTCTACGGGGCTGTTCATGTGGAGTAGGCGCTGTTCTCTTCGACGTAATCGTGGGTGAGGTCTGAGGTCCAGACCGTGGCGGTGTGATCGCCTGCGTGGAGGTCGATGACGACGTCGACCTGTCGTCGGAACTCGACTTTCTCGGGGTCGTCGAAGGGTCCCGAGGCGCGGCAGACTTCGACGCCGTTGATGATCACGTCGATCTGGGTGGGATCGAATTCCGCCGAGGTGGTTCCCACCTGGGCGACGACCCGACCCCAGTTCGGGTCTTCCCCGAAGATTGCGGCCTTGAAAAGGGCCGAACGGGAGACCGAACGCGAGACTGTGACGGCGTCGTCTTCGCTGGCTGCGCCCTGGGTGGTGATGGCGATGTCGTGGTGGGCGCCTTCGGCGTCGACGTGCAGCTGGTGCATGAGGTCGAGGCAGACCTCTTTGACCAGTGCCGTGAACTCATCGGTGTCGACGGTCGCGTCGTGGGCGGCCGAGGACATGAGGATGACGGTGTCGTTCGTCGACATGCACCCGTCGGTGTCGAGGCGGTCGAAGGACTGGTTCGTCGCTGACCGCAGTGCCGCATCGAGCACAGCTTGGTCGACGGCGGCGTCGGTGGTGATTACGACGAGCATGGTCGCTAAGCCGGGTGCGAGCATGCCCGCGCCTTTGGCCATGCCGCCGATCGTGAAGCCGGTTGAGCCTTCGCGGGTGGCGGTCTTTGCGACGGTGTCGGTGGTCATGATCGCTTCGGCGGCGGACTGGCCGGCTTCGACGCTCGTGTCGGCGGCGGCGACGAGCGGGGCGAGGTTGTCGACAATCGCGTCGCGGAAGTCCTGACCGCCGACGCCGATGAGTCCGGTCGAGCAGACGAGGATGTCCTCAGGGCTCGTGTCGGTGCCGGTCTCGGTGAGCAGCTGCGCGGCGGTCTGGGCGGTCAGGATCGTCGTCTCGTAGCCGAAGTCGCCGGTGTAGCAGTTCGCTCCCCCGGAGTTGAGGACGACGGCGCGGGCGTGCCCATCCGCCGAGACCTTCTGGGACCAGAGGACGGGGTTGGCCTTGCACCGATTCGAGGTGTAGACAGCGGCGACGGCGTCCGACGGTCCGGCGTTGATGACCAGCGAGAGGTCTTTGGTGCCGGAGGGTTTGAGCCCTGCGGTCAGTCCTGCGGCACTGAAGCCGAGGGGTGCGGTCACGCTCATGGGGCAACTCCTTCGAGGGGAAGTGCGGTGGCCTCGTCGAGGCCGAGTGCCAGATGGATGGATTGAAGGGCCTGTCCGGCGGTGCCGCGGACGAGGTTGTCCAAGGCCACGACGACGAGGATCTTCTCCGCGCGTTCGTCGACGGTGAACTGGACCTGCGCGACGTTCGACCCGATCGTCGCCGCGGTCTGCGGCCACTGACCTTCGGGCAGGACACGGACGAACGGCTCGTCACCGTAGGCCTGAGCGAAGGAAGCAGCCAGCTGGTCCTTGAGAGCAGCGGCGTCAAGGAGTCCTTCGGCGGTCCGCGGTGCGGCTTCTCCAGCGTCCGCAGTGATGGTCGCGAGGATTCCGCGGGCCATGGGCACGAGCGTCGGGGTGAAGGAGATCCGGGTGGGACCGTCGGCGGCGTCGGCGCCGAGGAGACCGTTGAGGTTCTGTTCGATCTCGGGCACGTGCCGGTGGGTGCCACCGGTGCCATACGGGGAGGCATTGCCGAGGATCTCAGCGGCGGTCAGATGCGGCTTGAGTGCCTTGCCTGCGCCAGAGACGCCATTGGCGAGCACGGCGTTGAGCCCGGTCGGTGCGGCAAGCCCGGCCTGGATGAGCGGGGCGAGGCCGAGCGTCACGGCGGTGACGTTGCAGCCGGGCACAGCGATGCGCTTCGTCGACTTCAGGGCCTCGCGCTGTTTCGTACCGTCGGCGGTGAGGAGTTCGGGCAGACCGTAGGTCCAGGTGCCCTGGTGGGCGGAGCCGTAGAACTTCTCCCAGGCGTCGGCGCTGATGAGGCGATGGTCGGCGGCGAGGTCGACGATGAGGGTGTCCGGGCTCGTGGATTCGAGCTCGGCGGCGATCTGTCCGGACTGTCCGTGTGGGAGCGCGAGGACGACGACATCGTGGCCGGCGAGCACCTCGGCGGTGGACTCTTGGACCACGAAGTCGGAATATCGGGCAAGATGGGGTTGATGTCGGCCGAGCTTCTCGCCAGCAGTGGAATGTCCGCACACCGTCGTGACGTTCAAGTGAGTGTGAGTGCTCAGCAGCCGGAGGACCTCTCCCCCGGCGTATCCGGTGGCACCGGAGACGGCAACCGTAAGATCGTTCATATGTATAACCATACCAGGCAATTAATTTATATGCAGGAGGCGTGATGACCCAGGCAGTGCTTGCGATGCAGGCTGGTGGACCCGAGGTGCTCGAGTTCGGTGAGGTTCCGACCCCGAAGCCGGGCGCTGGTGAGGTGCTCGTCGATATCGAGGCGGCGGGTGTGAACTTCATCGACACGTATCGTCGTTCGGGCGTGTACCCGATGGAGTACCCGCACATCGTCGGCGTTGAGGGCACGGGTCGCATCGCCGAGGTGGGCGAGGGCGTTGAGAGTTGGCAGGTCGGTGACCGTGTCGCCTGGCACGAGGCGCCGGGATCGTATGCGACGCAGGTCGTAGTGAATACGAACAACCTGCTGCGGGTTCCTGAGGGTGTGAGCGCCGAGGTGGCTGCGGCGATGCCGCTGCAGGGCCTGACCGCGCAGTACCTGGCGACGAGTTCGCATGAGATCAAGCCTGGACAGACGGCACTCGTCCATGCTGGCGCCGGTGGTGTGGGACTGTTGCTCACGCAGATCATCAAGCATCTGGGCGGCAATGTCATCTCGACGGTGAGCACCGAGGAGAAGGCGGAGCTGTCGCGGAAGGCCGGCGCGGATGAGGTGTTCCTCTATGGTGACGGCGTCGACATCACGGCGAAGGTCAAGGAGCTCACGGACGGCGAGGGTGTCGATGTCGCGTATGACGGGGTCGGCAAGGACACGTTCGATGCATCGCTGGCGTCGATCAAGCCGCTGGGTTCGATGGTGCTCTTCGGCGGAGCCTCGGGTCAGGTGCCGCCGTTCGAAATTCAGCGCCTGAACTCATCGGGCGGAATCTTCCTCTCCCGTCCGTCCCTGGCATGGTTCGTCCGGTCCTCGGAGGAGCTGGCGAAGCGTTCGGCCATGCTCTTCAACGGTATCGAACACGGCTGGCTCAACTTCCGCATTGGCGCGACGTTTGCACTTGCCGATGCCGCTGATGCGCATCGTGCGCTTGAGGGACGCGAAACGACCGGCAAGGTTGTACTCACGGCCTAGTAGCCCATCTTCACACTAAGCAATAGAATCGCATCGCACCATTTCTATCCGCATCTGCACTAGTAGCTGTTCACCCCTATCTCAAGTTCAATAGGAAACACTAGATAGTGACTTTTCAAAGCTCAACTACGCTCACTACATTCACGCGCACCGCGCATGTCTATCTTTAGAGTTTAGCTTCGACAGAGAGAAGACAATGGCAATATATACATCGAATCGAGCAATTGAAACACTGGTTGGTCGATCCGCCGAACCTGAACCCATCGAGGCCACTGGGGAGCTAGGCGGTAGCAAAATGGGGTTTTCTGCGAGACTGGCACTTACGACAATTTTAAAGCGACAGCCAAACTCCGAATACAAGGCAGTCTACGCACAGATCAGACGAGCCGGAATTAGAATATCCAAACTTAAAGACGTGAAACAAGAAGGCCAGGTCTTCACCGCTACAGTCACCAACACAGAAATAGGAACTTCGCCATTCATGCGCTACGGGGGCATGAGAATGGTTTGGTGCTGGTGGCTATCTGCAAATATCAAAAGTAGATCCAATACCAAACTAATAATGCTAGGATCACCCGATAACGACCCCACTCTTGAGGCCCCAACCACCTCAGCTCCAGCATTCGGATATCCGTCATATCCGAATTCACTCAGCAAATTGATAAAAGAGGAATTGGGCCTATCAACCGATGAATATCTGCGAGCCCTTGCCGATTCAACGGACACCGATCAGCACCTCAACCCCGGCTATCGCCTCAGGGTTGCCGAGTCGGTCCTAGAGCGCGGACGTCAGTCAACAGCGACGGTACAGGGTCACCAGAAAACTTGGGTCAATTACAAAGCAGGACGAACTCGCATCATTGGAATTGCGGACAGCGTGCGGCCCTCAGCACAGAAACCGAGAAGTGTACTTGCACGACCAGTAATAGTCGTGCAGGCCTAACTAGCCCCACCTGCAGTAATTTGCGACAGCATGTTCAACGATATCTACCAATCACTACACAGCAGCCCCTTACCTTCGAATAACGACAGAGCAGGAGAACTCACCACAAACCGATTCCCTCAAATCCTCAGCCATCGAAGAACTAAGTACATTCAACACCAACCAAATAGGCAGATACTCTATTTGAGATCAAGGAGGCCCATTCCACTCAATTCGTTAGAAAAATTCTCCTCAAAGAGCCATTTGATTCGTTCGACATACTGCGGTTCAGTAATCGTTCAAACTCGCTAATTGAACCAGGAATCCGATTCAATAGAGGCGTTCCTCAAAGTACCCCTCTGGGCAAAGGTCAAGCATCACGCTAGCTCTTGACCTGCTTTCAGGGCTGTAGCAGACTGTAAGTCCGCAAGTAGTCGAATATTTGGCAGAACACACGACATACTTATCAAAGGCAGGCCTGGACGTCCGTGGCCGAATATGGAGTTTCATGATCCTTCTGCTTGCCTAAGAAGGGGACAGGTGCGAGGTTTTGCAGATCGAATACACGAAGGCGTTCCCGAACGCCCGTCGGCGCGGCATCGACCACGCGGCGGTTCAGTTGCGTGCTTGCACAGCCAAATAGGTTAGCGGCGAAGATGGTGCGGCAAGGGGTCGACTTCGAGCGAGGCATGGCACGTCTCGCTTCTTATGCCCGGACCTATGGTCATGCAAATCCCAAGAACACCGAGGTCTGGCTCGACTGGAAAATTGGTCTCTGGGTACGTGAGTTACGCAACAAACACCGCGCCGGAAAGTTGTCTGACAGCCAAGTTGCTGAAGCCAAAGGAATCGGCTTGCGCTTTGAACCACCATACCGAGACAAGCCAGTGCGGTTGACTGGAGCGCAGCGCCGCGAGTCCGAACAACTGGCACGGCTAGAGAGCCTACAGCCGTTCTACAAGGAACACGGCCACATAAACGTAAAGCAAATCGACGGACTTAAGGAATGGCCGCGCGCCGGAGCATGGATCGCACGCTTACGCCAAGCTTACCGTCAAGGCAAGTTGCCGAGTCGCGTCGTCGAGAAGGCGGAAGCGATGGGGATCGCATGGAAAGTCAGCTCACGACCGAAATATTGAGTTTCCCTGATAGCGCGTATCCGCTTAGCTCAGATTTCTTCTGAAGTGATCAGCCTTGATTGGACGGCTAAGCATGAGTTAAGAGGCCGTATTTGGCCGCGAGTCCAAGGAGCGTCTGGAAAACAGCCATTGAGGTCCGGCATCAGACGAATTCGTCGAGTTATTCCTGAGAGTAGTCACGCGAGACGATTCAGTGAGTGCCATCGATCCGGGACTTTGGATTTGAGATTGCCCGATGGGCGCAGAGCGTGACGTGTTTGATGTCGCTGTCTCGTCAAGCCTTGTGTTAGCTGCGCGGACCCCCTTACCGAGCCAATTTTGCTCATTTCCGCATAACCCTGCCACCAATCGGTGTGCAAGGTAGTGTCCGCCTTGACATTTAAGATGGGTAATGTGCTCACGGTAGGTCGAGCAGTATGTGTACGATCTCCTAGAGTCTGCGGCTGGACCCCCGTCCGCGAGCTTCGCTGGCGACGCTACACGAGACTGCCGTCGAGTCGGTGAGTCGGTGGCTCTTGCGCTGGTGCTCGACCCCGCCGAACTCGACATCATCTGTTTCAACGGTTCCCGGCAGCTTCGAGCGGTTCGAGTTCGAGGTGATTTCACGCGGCTTGCGGAACATAGCCTACGATCTGTCATATTGGTCCAGTCCTACTGGCGCTGAAGCTAATCTGCCAACATGCCCGGGGTGTCAGTCGCGATCAAGTACGCGAGCGCCCCCAAACCACATCCGTATCACTGCTTTCGTGCCGATGACGAGACCGACGTTCGTGGTCAGAATGTTCGATGCAGGGAGCAAACGCCTAGGCATGACGTCAGTGAAATTCTGACCGGAGAGGCCGAGCAATACCTTTAGGAAACTCGTCGCGGCCAACCTCAAGCGCAACTGGAGCACGTCCTCGCGAGTCTCAATGACGTCGTGCGTCAACGCGCCCTGATCATCTCTAATAGCGAGCGCAGAACTCAGTCGCCATTATCGGTGAATCCCAATGAGATCTCTGTGACGGGGACGAAATTGCCGAAATTGAAAGAAGGATCGTAGCCGGAGAACTTGACCTCATTGCGCTGCTTATAGATCACAGCTCTCAACAGCAACTCTAAAGGGTGGGCAACCATCGTGACCGTCGTGTGGTCTGGCCCCGTCGGGGCCAGCTGACAAAACAATTCGATGGACGAGCGTCAGCGACTCGACGGCCGTCTCGACATACTGCTTCGATTTACGAAACGTCATGTCGTTCATACTGCCAACAACGGCAAGGTACTACCCATGCCCCCGGTACCGAATCGCGCTCACAGCTCCGGGGCCTCCTCGAGAGCCATTGCAGCGGTCGAGATGAAGAGGTGGTGCTTGTCGTCCGATTCAAGATACGAAACAAGGTGCTTGCGCAGCTTGTCGATCCCCTCGTAATAGGTACGAAACGGTTCTGACCGGCTGAACGCAATGTTCTCGCTCGGTGGGATCGGGAGGACGATCTCGCGGTATCGGCTTCCGACATCTTCCCTGTTGGTCTGCATGAAAATGACTCGCTCCCACTGCCGGCGCACTGCCTTTAGCGTCAGGGCCCAGAGGAGATAGAAGTTGTCGAAGGGCGCCTCGTCGGTCACTCGTAGAATTAGCATCTCTTTGGTAAGCACGACGTGCTCCTGCCCAGGCATGAGGACTGCGAACTCACCAATGTTTTTGCTGGTGCGGATTGGCGTGATCAGGTCCCACTGCTGAAGCCCGGACTCGTTGCCCTTCCAGAACCTACGTGCCACTACTTCACTCACGCGGTTGGTCGGGTTGATGTTGATCTGCCCGGCGCGGATGTCGGAAACCTTGATGTACGGGACGGTCCCGCGGCGAAGGTCAGCCGACGGACTGCCGTGCCCGCCTTGAGTCGTGACCCAACCTTTTTTGACCAACTCCTCAATGGTGAGAGCCTCGAATTCCTTCATCTCGGGGCGACTCATCATCTCCTCGAAGTCGGTGATAGGGCGCGCATCGAAGTATGCCGGCACAGCCAACAGACGGCCGGTAAGGTCGTCGGCGTCGACCCATCGACCGGTCTCCGTGTACTCCCCGGACTCCAGGCTTCTAACGTCGTCCAATAGCTTGTCGTCGATGACGCCAGTGCGTTGCCCGGTCAACTCGTCGACGACATAGAGCTCCTCGCCGTCCTTATTGATCCCTACCGTCGGCGCGTACGAGACGAAAACCTGTCCCTCGGTGAACCAAGCTGGTTTATGAACCATCTGCGATCATTTCCTCTCGAATACGTAGAGGTTTGTCTTTGCGCGGCAGAATCCTTGGAAAGCTTCCATCGGGATGTTGAACACGCCCCGCAGCACGAACCGTGACTCAAGCCAATCCGGTAGCCAGCGGTACGTCGAGGAGAAGAAGTACGTCTCCGGCAGGATGATGCCCAGGCGTCCACCGCTCGCCAGCAGGCGATAGGCACGTTCAAGGAAGATCAGACCGATCTCGAGGTCAATGTACTTGCCTTTGGCCTGTTTGGCGATCGTGTAGCCATTCGCACGTGAGTCCGCGGCACTCACCTTGAGGTTCTTGCCGAACGGAGGGTTCGTCACGACGACCGTAAACGACCCGTCCTTCAACGGAGTCTCGAGATAGGGATAGTCCGACTTCCACCGGTTCTTACGGATCGAGTCGCCCGCGTGGATGTTAACGGAGCCGTCTCCGAGGCTCACCATCAACGCACGTGTGAGTTTGACGTTGATCGAGTCCTTATCGACGCCGAACACCTGCCTGTGCGCCCACGTGCGGGCCTGAGCTTCGGCGCGCGCTCCGGTGCCCTTCGCGAGGATCGAGAGGAATGATTCCACCAGGAAACCGCCAGTGCCGCAAGCAGGATCAATTATCTTGTCGGTGGGTTGGATGTCGAGAGCTTCAATGCTCGCCTCAATGACTCGAGCAGGCGTGAAGTACTGGCCCTCCCCAGCTTTCAGGTTGGCTCGCCTAAAGACCTGGAAAGCGGAGGAGATCGCCTCCGGCCGTACGGCGAGCAGGTTGAGAGCGGACAGCTCGTACACGATCTCTGCGATCGTGTCGTCGTCGAGTATAAGGTCCGTGTTTTCGTCCTCTGCGAAAATCTCGGGGCGCAGGTTCTTCAGCGCTTTGAACTCCTCGCGCACCTTTCGAGCCGTGTACGCGGCACCGGCCTCGCTGAGTTGAAAAGCTAGCGGTTTATCGACGTCATACTCGCCGTTGG includes the following:
- a CDS encoding quinone oxidoreductase family protein is translated as MTQAVLAMQAGGPEVLEFGEVPTPKPGAGEVLVDIEAAGVNFIDTYRRSGVYPMEYPHIVGVEGTGRIAEVGEGVESWQVGDRVAWHEAPGSYATQVVVNTNNLLRVPEGVSAEVAAAMPLQGLTAQYLATSSHEIKPGQTALVHAGAGGVGLLLTQIIKHLGGNVISTVSTEEKAELSRKAGADEVFLYGDGVDITAKVKELTDGEGVDVAYDGVGKDTFDASLASIKPLGSMVLFGGASGQVPPFEIQRLNSSGGIFLSRPSLAWFVRSSEELAKRSAMLFNGIEHGWLNFRIGATFALADAADAHRALEGRETTGKVVLTA
- a CDS encoding restriction endonuclease subunit S domain-containing protein, with protein sequence MVHKPAWFTEGQVFVSYAPTVGINKDGEELYVVDELTGQRTGVIDDKLLDDVRSLESGEYTETGRWVDADDLTGRLLAVPAYFDARPITDFEEMMSRPEMKEFEALTIEELVKKGWVTTQGGHGSPSADLRRGTVPYIKVSDIRAGQININPTNRVSEVVARRFWKGNESGLQQWDLITPIRTSKNIGEFAVLMPGQEHVVLTKEMLILRVTDEAPFDNFYLLWALTLKAVRRQWERVIFMQTNREDVGSRYREIVLPIPPSENIAFSRSEPFRTYYEGIDKLRKHLVSYLESDDKHHLFISTAAMALEEAPEL
- a CDS encoding helicase associated domain-containing protein, whose translation is MVRQGVDFERGMARLASYARTYGHANPKNTEVWLDWKIGLWVRELRNKHRAGKLSDSQVAEAKGIGLRFEPPYRDKPVRLTGAQRRESEQLARLESLQPFYKEHGHINVKQIDGLKEWPRAGAWIARLRQAYRQGKLPSRVVEKAEAMGIAWKVSSRPKY
- a CDS encoding HsdM family class I SAM-dependent methyltransferase; this translates as MSEGNLGGPEHQQVRLPTIEELVRVGWDREQLQWDPEWRVPKSPHDASSREAGRSFSSWPVDLAIFEDASTVGSWEHVLIICEFKAPDLAEGVSQLETYLARESRARMGFWTNGTDDIRVYKLPDGGFLHVKDRGVPQPGEDLTKASKQPLTFRDMRVPQNGQLRSVFKRLLDVVVARDSRATRSDVQLDQLCNLLLMKLESDTNGEYDVDKPLAFQLSEAGAAYTARKVREEFKALKNLRPEIFAEDENTDLILDDDTIAEIVYELSALNLLAVRPEAISSAFQVFRRANLKAGEGQYFTPARVIEASIEALDIQPTDKIIDPACGTGGFLVESFLSILAKGTGARAEAQARTWAHRQVFGVDKDSINVKLTRALMVSLGDGSVNIHAGDSIRKNRWKSDYPYLETPLKDGSFTVVVTNPPFGKNLKVSAADSRANGYTIAKQAKGKYIDLEIGLIFLERAYRLLASGGRLGIILPETYFFSSTYRWLPDWLESRFVLRGVFNIPMEAFQGFCRAKTNLYVFERK
- the argJ gene encoding bifunctional glutamate N-acetyltransferase/amino-acid acetyltransferase ArgJ — its product is MSVTAPLGFSAAGLTAGLKPSGTKDLSLVINAGPSDAVAAVYTSNRCKANPVLWSQKVSADGHARAVVLNSGGANCYTGDFGYETTILTAQTAAQLLTETGTDTSPEDILVCSTGLIGVGGQDFRDAIVDNLAPLVAAADTSVEAGQSAAEAIMTTDTVAKTATREGSTGFTIGGMAKGAGMLAPGLATMLVVITTDAAVDQAVLDAALRSATNQSFDRLDTDGCMSTNDTVILMSSAAHDATVDTDEFTALVKEVCLDLMHQLHVDAEGAHHDIAITTQGAASEDDAVTVSRSVSRSALFKAAIFGEDPNWGRVVAQVGTTSAEFDPTQIDVIINGVEVCRASGPFDDPEKVEFRRQVDVVIDLHAGDHTATVWTSDLTHDYVEENSAYST
- the argB gene encoding acetylglutamate kinase, with translation MSTKSTAARLAAAQVKAEALTEALPWIKTFAGATIVIKYGGNAMISPELQQSFADDIAFLRFAGIRPVVVHGGGPQISAMLARLGIESEFKAGQRVTTEEAAEVIRMVLSGQVNRDIVSRINQNGDAAIGLSGEDADLMLAHKTTAEVDGQTVDLGRVGEIAQVNTTVLTELLDAGRVPVICSIASEIGGEAGKPLNINADLAASAVAKALKADKLIMLTDVPGLYANWPDTSSLISRIGPAKLRELLPSLDSGMIPKMTAALEAIEDGVQQAHIIDGRMAHSLLLEVFTSEGIGTMVEDTIVEPAPLGDGHTTEVKHD
- the argC gene encoding N-acetyl-gamma-glutamyl-phosphate reductase, which encodes MNDLTVAVSGATGYAGGEVLRLLSTHTHLNVTTVCGHSTAGEKLGRHQPHLARYSDFVVQESTAEVLAGHDVVVLALPHGQSGQIAAELESTSPDTLIVDLAADHRLISADAWEKFYGSAHQGTWTYGLPELLTADGTKQREALKSTKRIAVPGCNVTAVTLGLAPLIQAGLAAPTGLNAVLANGVSGAGKALKPHLTAAEILGNASPYGTGGTHRHVPEIEQNLNGLLGADAADGPTRISFTPTLVPMARGILATITADAGEAAPRTAEGLLDAAALKDQLAASFAQAYGDEPFVRVLPEGQWPQTAATIGSNVAQVQFTVDERAEKILVVVALDNLVRGTAGQALQSIHLALGLDEATALPLEGVAP